The Nocardioides conyzicola genome has a segment encoding these proteins:
- a CDS encoding M1 family metallopeptidase yields MPGHGDASYDVSHYVLDLGYRPEGNRLDGEATLTCVAVDDVVRLRLDLHHLRVSRVSVDGKPPARYTHRDGGVAIWLDSPIAAGTEFEVRVKYSGQPAVMKSKTLGDAGWEELTDGVIVAAQPHGAPSWFPCNDRPDDKATYDFTVTAPAGYEVALSGDLVGTSRRSSAVSWRYEQRAPMATYLATCQIGRYAVTEQDGPVPLRVLAPEDVAGDGFDASFGRQPEMMRFFVDRFGAYPFDGYTTVITDDDLEIPLESQSLSTFGRNFCVDSWDTIRLVAHEMAHQWFGNAVTLRRWQDIWLHEGFACYAEWLWSEESGGDSADDWARTHHKKLDGKDQDLLLADPGPELMFDDRVYKRGALTLHALRVELGEEPFFQLLRAWVAAHTGGSVTTEDFIGFCESETGRDLTDLFDAWLFQTDLPPLPAAV; encoded by the coding sequence GTGCCCGGCCACGGGGACGCGTCGTACGACGTCTCGCACTACGTGCTCGACCTCGGCTACCGCCCTGAGGGCAACCGTCTCGACGGCGAGGCCACGCTGACCTGCGTGGCCGTGGACGACGTCGTCCGGCTCCGCCTGGACCTGCACCACCTGCGCGTCTCCCGGGTGAGCGTCGACGGCAAGCCGCCGGCCCGCTACACCCACCGCGACGGCGGGGTGGCGATCTGGCTGGACTCCCCCATCGCGGCCGGCACCGAGTTCGAGGTGCGGGTCAAGTACTCCGGCCAGCCGGCGGTGATGAAGAGCAAGACCCTCGGCGACGCCGGCTGGGAGGAGCTCACCGACGGCGTCATCGTCGCGGCCCAGCCGCACGGCGCCCCGTCGTGGTTCCCCTGCAACGACCGGCCCGACGACAAGGCCACCTACGACTTCACCGTGACGGCGCCCGCGGGCTACGAGGTCGCGCTGAGCGGCGACCTCGTCGGTACGTCGCGCCGCAGCTCGGCCGTCAGCTGGCGCTACGAGCAGCGCGCGCCGATGGCGACGTACCTCGCGACCTGCCAGATCGGCCGCTACGCCGTCACCGAGCAGGACGGGCCGGTGCCGCTGCGCGTGCTCGCGCCCGAGGACGTGGCGGGCGACGGCTTCGACGCGAGCTTCGGCCGACAGCCGGAGATGATGCGCTTCTTCGTCGACCGGTTCGGCGCCTACCCCTTCGACGGCTACACGACCGTCATCACCGACGACGACCTCGAGATCCCGCTGGAGTCGCAGTCGCTGTCGACCTTCGGCCGCAACTTCTGCGTCGACTCGTGGGACACCATTCGGCTGGTCGCGCACGAGATGGCGCACCAGTGGTTCGGCAACGCGGTGACGCTGCGGCGCTGGCAGGACATCTGGCTGCACGAGGGCTTCGCCTGCTACGCCGAGTGGCTCTGGTCGGAGGAGTCGGGCGGCGACAGCGCCGACGACTGGGCGCGGACCCACCACAAGAAGCTCGACGGCAAGGACCAGGACCTCCTGCTCGCCGACCCGGGTCCGGAGCTGATGTTCGACGACCGGGTCTACAAGCGCGGCGCGCTCACCCTCCACGCCCTGCGCGTCGAGCTCGGCGAGGAGCCGTTCTTCCAGCTGCTCCGCGCCTGGGTCGCCGCGCACACCGGCGGCTCGGTCACCACCGAGGACTTCATCGGCTTCTGCGAGAGCGAGACCGGCCGGGACCTCACGGACCTGTTCGACGCGTGGCTCTTCCAGACGGACCTGCCGCCGCTGCCCGCTGCGGTGTGA
- a CDS encoding 4'-phosphopantetheinyl transferase family protein has translation MTIDVAWHDSARAADDALAAHLGWAYGDGEARTGRLCGRCGSAAHGRPWATYDGRDVAVSLARSGPHLVTAVATDGAVGVDVESVAEVAARWQPELVLAPGEVAADALEQARVWARKEAVLKMYGVGLARPMTAVVLGAEAWIDLEAPDGYVAAVAWLTPQRAAAAGPSGRATRRTGP, from the coding sequence TTGACGATCGACGTCGCCTGGCACGACTCGGCGCGCGCCGCCGACGACGCGTTGGCGGCGCACCTGGGCTGGGCGTACGGCGACGGCGAGGCTCGGACCGGACGCCTGTGCGGACGGTGCGGCTCCGCGGCGCACGGCCGACCGTGGGCGACGTACGACGGGCGCGACGTCGCGGTCTCGCTCGCCCGGTCAGGCCCGCACCTGGTGACGGCGGTGGCGACCGACGGAGCGGTCGGCGTCGACGTCGAGTCGGTCGCCGAGGTCGCCGCGCGCTGGCAGCCTGAGCTGGTGCTGGCGCCGGGCGAGGTGGCCGCTGACGCGCTCGAGCAGGCACGGGTCTGGGCGCGCAAGGAGGCCGTGCTCAAGATGTACGGCGTCGGTCTGGCCCGGCCGATGACCGCGGTCGTGCTCGGCGCCGAGGCCTGGATCGACCTGGAGGCGCCCGACGGCTACGTCGCCGCGGTCGCCTGGCTCACACCGCAGCGGGCAGCGGCGGCAGGTCCGTCTGGAAGAGCCACGCGTCGAACAGGTCCGTGA
- a CDS encoding glycine hydroxymethyltransferase: MSDAHLSALTSSAYQQALEVIASVEPRIADATRKELADQRSSLKLIASENYASPAVLLTMGTWLSDKYAEGTVGHRFYAGCQNVDTVEALAAEHARELFGAEYAYAQPHSGIDANLVAFWSILAHRVEGPWLERLEKKNVNDLTDEGWEELRHELGNQRLLGMALDAGGHLTHGFRPNISGKMFHQQQYGTDPETGLLDYDVVRAKAKEFKPLVLVAGYSAYPRRVNFAKMREIADEVGATLMVDMAHFAGLVAGKVFTGDEDPVPHAHVVTTTTHKSLRGPRGGMVLATEEYAPSVDRGCPMVLGGPLSHVMAAKAVALAEARQPAFQTYAQQVADNAKSLADGFMSRGAKLVTDGTDNHLVLLDVSSFGLTGRQAESALLDAGVVTNRNSVPSDPNGAWYTSGVRLGTPALTTRGFGHDEFDNVAELIVHVLQNTQPGTTKAGGPSKASYELGDGVADKVKAASAEMLDKHPLYPGLNLS, translated from the coding sequence ATGAGCGACGCGCACCTCTCCGCCCTGACCAGCAGCGCCTACCAGCAGGCCCTCGAGGTGATCGCCTCGGTCGAGCCCCGGATCGCGGACGCCACCCGCAAGGAGCTCGCCGACCAGCGCAGCTCGCTGAAGCTGATCGCGAGCGAGAACTACGCCTCGCCCGCCGTGCTGCTGACCATGGGCACCTGGCTGAGCGACAAGTACGCCGAGGGCACGGTCGGCCACCGCTTCTACGCCGGCTGCCAGAACGTCGACACCGTCGAGGCGCTCGCCGCCGAGCACGCCCGCGAGCTCTTCGGCGCCGAGTACGCCTACGCCCAGCCGCACTCCGGCATCGACGCCAACCTGGTCGCGTTCTGGTCGATCCTCGCCCACCGGGTCGAGGGCCCGTGGCTCGAGCGCCTGGAGAAGAAGAACGTGAACGACCTGACCGACGAGGGCTGGGAGGAGCTGCGTCACGAGCTCGGCAACCAGCGCCTGCTCGGCATGGCCCTCGACGCCGGCGGCCACCTGACCCACGGCTTCCGGCCCAACATCAGCGGCAAGATGTTCCACCAGCAGCAGTACGGCACCGACCCGGAGACCGGGCTGCTCGACTACGACGTGGTCCGCGCAAAGGCCAAGGAGTTCAAGCCGCTGGTGCTGGTCGCGGGCTACTCGGCGTACCCGCGTCGCGTGAACTTCGCCAAGATGCGCGAGATCGCCGACGAGGTCGGCGCCACCCTGATGGTCGACATGGCGCACTTCGCCGGGCTGGTCGCGGGCAAGGTCTTCACGGGCGACGAGGACCCGGTGCCGCACGCCCACGTCGTGACGACCACGACCCACAAGTCCCTGCGCGGCCCGCGCGGCGGCATGGTGCTGGCGACGGAGGAGTACGCACCGAGCGTCGACCGCGGCTGCCCGATGGTCCTGGGCGGCCCGCTCTCGCACGTGATGGCGGCCAAGGCCGTCGCGCTCGCGGAGGCCCGTCAGCCGGCGTTCCAGACCTACGCGCAGCAGGTCGCCGACAACGCCAAGTCGCTCGCCGACGGCTTCATGAGCCGCGGCGCCAAGCTGGTCACCGACGGCACCGACAACCACCTCGTGCTGCTCGACGTGTCGTCCTTCGGCCTCACCGGCCGCCAGGCGGAGTCGGCGCTGCTCGACGCCGGCGTGGTCACCAACCGCAACTCGGTGCCGTCCGACCCCAACGGCGCCTGGTACACCTCCGGCGTCCGCCTCGGCACCCCGGCGCTGACGACCCGCGGCTTCGGCCACGACGAGTTCGACAACGTCGCGGAGCTGATCGTCCACGTCCTGCAGAACACCCAGCCCGGCACCACCAAGGCGGGCGGGCCGTCGAAGGCGTCGTACGAGCTGGGCGACGGGGTGGCCGACAAGGTGAAGGCCGCGTCGGCGGAGATGCTCGACAAGCACCCGCTCTACCCAGGTCTGAACCTCTCGTAG
- a CDS encoding nitrite/sulfite reductase, which yields MSDLRYTAKAAAHTEIPRPKRGEGQWALGYTEPLNKNEQSKKDDSPLNVRDRILYTYSKRGFASIDPADLRGRFRWMGLYTQRAPGFDGGKTATLEEEELDDEFFMMRVRSDGALLSHDAVRALGTIGVDFARDTADVTDRENIQYHWIRIEDVPAIWERLEAAGLDTMEACGDSPRPFLGSPVAGVAKDEIIDGSAALEEIKRRFIGHPDYANFPRKFKTALTGHPGHDVSPETNDISFVGTVHPELGPGFDLWVGGGLSTNPMLAQKMGVWIPVDEVADAWEGVASIFRDYGYRRLRSRARLKFLVADWGIEKFREVLENEYLDRKLVSCESPGSPVGHRDHIGVHEQKDGKLYVGIAPTAGRVSGTILVQLADLIEEYGVAGARLTPYQKIVLVGVEPAVVEELVEKLDAIGLSARPSNWRRNTMACTGIEFCKLAIVDTKERARTLVGELEKRFPTLDTPITVNVNGCPNACARTQIADIGLKGQLVMHEGEQVEGFQVHLGGATGLQANFGRKLRAHKVTSAGLDDYITTVVTNFLADREDGELFATWVARADEDLLRGDKLLEGVATP from the coding sequence ATGTCTGACCTGCGCTACACCGCCAAGGCCGCCGCCCACACCGAGATCCCGCGCCCCAAGCGCGGCGAGGGGCAGTGGGCGCTCGGCTACACCGAGCCGCTGAACAAGAACGAGCAGTCCAAGAAGGACGACAGCCCGCTCAACGTCCGCGACCGGATCCTCTACACCTACTCCAAGCGCGGCTTCGCCTCGATCGACCCCGCCGACCTGCGTGGCCGCTTCCGGTGGATGGGCCTCTACACGCAGCGCGCCCCGGGCTTCGACGGCGGCAAGACGGCTACGCTCGAGGAGGAGGAGCTCGACGACGAGTTCTTCATGATGCGGGTCCGCTCGGACGGCGCGCTCCTCTCGCACGACGCCGTACGCGCCCTCGGCACCATCGGCGTCGACTTCGCCCGGGACACCGCCGACGTCACCGACCGCGAGAACATCCAGTACCACTGGATCCGGATCGAGGACGTGCCCGCGATCTGGGAGCGGCTCGAGGCCGCCGGCCTGGACACCATGGAGGCGTGTGGCGACTCGCCGCGGCCCTTCCTCGGCTCGCCGGTCGCCGGCGTCGCCAAGGACGAGATCATCGACGGCTCCGCGGCTCTGGAGGAGATCAAGCGGCGCTTCATCGGGCACCCGGACTACGCCAACTTCCCGCGCAAGTTCAAGACCGCGCTGACCGGGCACCCGGGCCACGACGTCTCCCCCGAGACCAACGACATCTCCTTCGTCGGCACCGTGCACCCCGAGCTCGGCCCCGGCTTCGACCTGTGGGTCGGCGGCGGCCTGTCCACCAACCCGATGCTGGCGCAGAAGATGGGTGTCTGGATCCCGGTCGACGAGGTCGCCGACGCCTGGGAGGGCGTCGCGTCGATCTTCCGCGACTACGGCTACCGCCGGCTGCGCTCGCGGGCGCGCCTGAAGTTCCTGGTCGCCGACTGGGGCATCGAAAAGTTCCGCGAGGTCCTCGAGAACGAGTACCTCGACCGCAAGCTGGTCTCCTGCGAGTCGCCCGGCTCCCCCGTCGGCCACCGCGACCACATCGGCGTGCACGAGCAGAAGGACGGCAAGCTCTACGTCGGCATCGCGCCGACCGCCGGCCGCGTGTCCGGCACGATCCTCGTGCAGCTCGCCGACCTGATCGAGGAGTACGGCGTCGCGGGCGCCCGGCTCACGCCGTACCAGAAGATCGTGCTGGTGGGTGTCGAGCCCGCCGTCGTCGAGGAGCTCGTCGAGAAGCTCGACGCGATCGGGCTCTCGGCCCGGCCGTCCAACTGGCGCCGCAACACGATGGCCTGCACCGGCATCGAGTTCTGCAAGCTGGCGATCGTCGACACCAAGGAGCGCGCGCGCACCCTGGTCGGCGAGCTCGAGAAGCGCTTCCCGACGCTGGACACGCCGATCACCGTCAACGTCAACGGCTGCCCCAACGCCTGTGCCCGCACGCAGATCGCCGACATCGGCCTCAAGGGTCAGCTGGTCATGCACGAGGGCGAGCAGGTCGAGGGCTTCCAGGTGCACCTCGGCGGCGCGACCGGACTGCAGGCCAACTTCGGCCGCAAGCTGCGTGCCCACAAGGTCACCAGCGCCGGGCTCGACGACTACATCACCACCGTCGTGACGAACTTCCTGGCCGACCGCGAGGACGGCGAGCTGTTCGCCACCTGGGTCGCCCGGGCCGACGAGGACCTGCTGCGCGGCGACAAGCTGCTGGAGGGGGTGGCGACGCCATGA
- a CDS encoding phosphoadenylyl-sulfate reductase yields MSVTTTTARNKRGIDTAGRSPEELRELVSHWGAELELAPAEVIVEWAAATFGERFCVTSSMGDAVLTDVVSKVVPGIDVLFLDTGYHFVETIGTRDAVEATMPVNLISITPVQSVAEQDATYGKDLYKTDPDLCCKLRKVEPLAARLADYDAWATGLRRAETKNRVIAPVIGWDAKKAKVKISPLARWSDEQVEKYMADNGILVNPLVYDGYPSIGCWPCTRRVAPGEDPRSGRWAGTNKTECGIHS; encoded by the coding sequence ATGAGCGTGACCACGACGACCGCGCGCAACAAGCGTGGGATCGACACCGCCGGCCGGTCGCCGGAGGAGCTGCGCGAGCTGGTGTCCCACTGGGGCGCCGAGCTCGAGCTGGCCCCCGCCGAGGTGATCGTCGAGTGGGCGGCCGCGACCTTCGGGGAGCGCTTCTGCGTCACGTCCTCGATGGGCGACGCCGTGCTGACCGACGTGGTCTCCAAGGTCGTGCCGGGCATCGACGTGCTCTTCCTCGACACCGGCTACCACTTCGTCGAGACGATCGGCACCCGCGACGCGGTCGAGGCGACGATGCCGGTCAACCTGATCTCGATCACGCCCGTGCAGTCGGTGGCGGAGCAGGACGCGACGTACGGCAAGGACCTGTACAAGACCGACCCCGACCTGTGCTGCAAGCTGCGCAAGGTCGAGCCGCTGGCCGCCCGCCTGGCCGACTACGACGCCTGGGCGACCGGGCTGCGCCGGGCCGAGACCAAGAACCGGGTCATCGCGCCGGTGATCGGCTGGGACGCCAAGAAGGCCAAGGTCAAGATCTCGCCGCTGGCCCGCTGGTCCGACGAGCAGGTCGAGAAGTACATGGCCGACAACGGCATCCTGGTCAACCCGCTCGTGTACGACGGCTACCCCTCGATCGGGTGCTGGCCGTGCACCCGGCGCGTGGCCCCCGGCGAGGACCCGCGCAGCGGGCGCTGGGCCGGCACCAACAAGACCGAGTGCGGGATCCACTCATGA
- a CDS encoding sirohydrochlorin chelatase translates to MAAPALVALAHGSRDPRSAATIKALVDEVKAMRPDLKVEAAFLELSKPSFQTVVDRLVKAGHDEIVVVPLLLTEAYHAKVDVPSAVTEATTRHPGVQIRATSILGLEAHFLEVLDLRMREALAASRVRELDALVLAAAGSSDPLANQAVARLARVWGARHKLPVTAAFASASPPATGEAVRTFRAEGRRHIAVASLFLAPGFLPDRAAELALEAGAIAVSAPLGAHPELARTILARYAVGAVELVPV, encoded by the coding sequence ATGGCTGCTCCTGCTCTGGTGGCCCTGGCTCACGGCAGTCGTGACCCCCGGTCCGCCGCAACGATCAAGGCCCTCGTCGACGAGGTCAAGGCGATGCGCCCCGACCTCAAGGTCGAGGCCGCGTTCCTCGAGCTGTCGAAGCCGTCTTTCCAGACGGTCGTCGACCGGCTCGTGAAGGCCGGTCACGACGAGATCGTCGTCGTGCCGCTGCTGCTCACCGAGGCCTACCACGCCAAGGTCGACGTCCCGAGCGCCGTCACCGAGGCGACGACCCGGCACCCCGGCGTACAGATCCGGGCCACGTCGATCCTGGGCCTGGAGGCGCACTTCCTCGAGGTGCTGGACCTGCGGATGCGGGAGGCGCTCGCGGCCTCCCGGGTGCGCGAGCTCGACGCGCTGGTGCTGGCCGCTGCCGGGTCGAGCGATCCGCTGGCCAACCAGGCCGTCGCGCGGCTCGCCCGCGTCTGGGGCGCCCGGCACAAGCTGCCCGTGACCGCGGCGTTCGCGTCCGCCTCGCCGCCGGCGACGGGCGAGGCCGTCCGCACGTTCCGTGCCGAGGGACGCCGGCACATCGCCGTCGCCTCGCTCTTCCTGGCCCCGGGCTTCCTCCCGGACCGGGCCGCGGAGCTCGCCCTCGAGGCCGGTGCGATCGCGGTCTCCGCGCCGCTGGGTGCGCACCCGGAGCTGGCCCGCACGATCCTCGCCCGCTACGCCGTCGGCGCGGTCGAGCTGGTCCCCGTCTGA
- a CDS encoding M15 family metallopeptidase yields MTILLSDERVRSVPVVESGEPLVRLPRSLSPAGALVRAGLANRLMAADLQLPWVVQLRVVEGFRPVEQQRAIIASYAEQVRLHHPGADDAELARLTSRFVSPVDVAPHVAGAAVDLTLVDACGDELDLGTPIDATPEDSDGRCYFAADGIGADARAHRELLATVLAGHGLVNYPTEWWHWSFGDRYWALTTGARHALYGPVAAAVAA; encoded by the coding sequence ATGACGATCCTGCTGTCGGACGAGCGCGTCCGGTCCGTGCCCGTGGTGGAGTCCGGCGAGCCGCTGGTGCGGCTGCCGCGGAGCCTGTCCCCCGCCGGCGCGCTGGTGCGCGCCGGCCTCGCGAACCGGCTGATGGCGGCCGACCTCCAGCTCCCGTGGGTCGTGCAGCTGCGGGTGGTCGAGGGGTTCCGGCCGGTCGAGCAGCAGCGCGCGATCATCGCGTCGTACGCCGAGCAGGTGCGGCTCCACCACCCCGGCGCCGACGACGCGGAGCTGGCCCGGCTGACGAGCAGGTTCGTCTCGCCGGTCGACGTCGCACCGCACGTGGCCGGCGCCGCGGTCGACCTCACCCTCGTCGACGCGTGCGGCGACGAGCTCGACCTGGGCACGCCGATCGACGCGACCCCGGAGGACAGCGACGGTCGCTGCTACTTCGCGGCCGACGGCATCGGTGCGGATGCCCGGGCACACCGGGAGCTGCTCGCCACGGTGCTGGCCGGGCACGGGCTCGTGAACTACCCGACCGAGTGGTGGCACTGGAGCTTCGGCGACCGCTACTGGGCGCTGACGACCGGCGCCCGGCACGCGCTCTACGGCCCGGTCGCCGCGGCGGTGGCGGCATGA
- the alr gene encoding alanine racemase produces MSATAIAPRAGTSSGPRLDIDLQAVGRNTRLLADRAAGELMAVVKADGFGHGAVDVARTALAHGATRLGVTTLDEAWPLRDAGLAVPLLSWLNPVDADYGSAAARDVDVAVPSLQHLAAVAAAPGRSRVHLHLDTGLARDGADPASWGQLCRAARRAEQRGEVEVVGVMGHLACADEPGDESNALGRTRFAWGLETARAAGLRPRDRHLAATSATLNDPRAHHTMSRVGAGLVGIDPSGSTRLHPAMTLTAPVVQVRKVRAGTPVGYGHTHRTAAATHLGLLPIGYADGLPRLASGRGQVLVRGVRRPVVGRISMDQLVVDLGSRGIDQGETVTLFGPGTHGEPTVSEWAAWADTIEHEIVTGIGARVERRTRPVPHLRSLS; encoded by the coding sequence ATGAGCGCCACCGCGATCGCCCCGCGGGCGGGCACGAGCAGCGGGCCGCGGCTCGACATCGACCTGCAGGCCGTCGGCCGCAACACCCGCCTGCTCGCCGACCGCGCGGCCGGCGAGCTGATGGCCGTGGTGAAGGCCGACGGGTTCGGGCACGGCGCGGTCGACGTGGCGCGGACGGCGCTGGCCCACGGCGCCACCCGGCTGGGCGTCACCACCCTCGACGAGGCGTGGCCGCTGCGCGACGCGGGCCTCGCCGTACCTCTCCTGAGCTGGCTGAACCCGGTCGACGCCGACTACGGGTCGGCGGCGGCGCGCGACGTCGACGTCGCGGTGCCCAGCCTCCAGCACCTCGCGGCCGTCGCGGCCGCGCCCGGCCGCAGCCGGGTCCACCTCCACCTGGACACCGGCCTGGCCCGCGACGGCGCCGACCCCGCGAGCTGGGGGCAGCTGTGCCGGGCGGCCCGGCGGGCCGAGCAGCGGGGCGAGGTCGAGGTCGTCGGCGTGATGGGCCACCTGGCCTGCGCCGACGAGCCCGGCGACGAGAGCAACGCGCTCGGCCGGACCCGCTTCGCCTGGGGCCTCGAGACCGCACGCGCCGCCGGCCTGCGCCCGCGCGACCGGCACCTGGCCGCCACCTCCGCCACCCTCAACGATCCACGGGCGCACCACACGATGAGCCGCGTCGGCGCGGGCCTGGTCGGCATCGACCCCTCCGGCTCGACCCGGCTGCACCCGGCGATGACGCTGACCGCGCCGGTCGTGCAGGTCCGCAAGGTGCGGGCGGGCACCCCGGTCGGCTACGGGCACACCCACCGCACCGCCGCCGCGACGCACCTCGGCCTGCTGCCGATCGGGTACGCCGACGGCCTGCCGCGGCTCGCCTCGGGTCGGGGCCAGGTGCTGGTCCGGGGCGTACGGCGCCCGGTGGTCGGCCGGATCTCGATGGACCAGCTGGTCGTGGACCTCGGCAGCCGCGGGATCGACCAGGGCGAGACGGTGACGCTCTTCGGTCCCGGCACGCACGGCGAGCCGACGGTCTCCGAGTGGGCGGCGTGGGCCGACACCATCGAGCACGAGATCGTCACCGGCATCGGCGCCCGCGTCGAGCGCCGGACCCGCCCGGTGCCGCACCTGAGGAGCCTGTCGTGA
- a CDS encoding D-alanine--D-alanine ligase, which produces MRTPPTRTRVAVIGGGQNCEHDVSLASAASVAGALDPAAYDVVPITIGRDGTWRDRGLRPIGLCGAAQVLRGCDVAFPVVHGPRGEDGALAALCELAGIAYVGSGVRPGAIAMDKWTTKLVAAAVGIATAPGRLVTAATAGHERWTHPVVVKPVAAGSSLGVSLVTEPGLLRPALEEALALDDRVLVEDVVAGREIDVAVLRRTDGSLFVPPALEIVADGVFDHEAKYGGHADFRVPARLEGVEAKALKEAALAVYDALGCSGVARVDFFLTEDGPVLNEVNTVPGMTEHSQVPRMFAAAGMSYPELLDELVRGAHR; this is translated from the coding sequence GTGAGGACACCGCCGACCAGGACCAGGGTCGCCGTCATCGGCGGCGGGCAGAACTGCGAGCACGACGTCTCCCTCGCCTCGGCCGCCTCGGTGGCGGGCGCGCTCGACCCCGCGGCGTACGACGTCGTGCCGATCACCATCGGCCGCGACGGCACCTGGCGCGACCGCGGGCTGCGGCCGATCGGCCTGTGCGGAGCCGCTCAGGTGCTGCGTGGCTGCGACGTCGCCTTCCCGGTCGTGCACGGTCCGCGCGGCGAGGACGGAGCGCTCGCCGCCCTGTGCGAGCTCGCCGGGATCGCGTACGTCGGGTCCGGGGTCCGCCCGGGCGCGATCGCGATGGACAAGTGGACGACCAAGCTCGTCGCCGCAGCGGTCGGCATCGCCACGGCGCCCGGCCGCCTGGTCACGGCGGCCACGGCCGGGCACGAGCGCTGGACCCACCCCGTCGTGGTGAAGCCGGTCGCCGCCGGCTCCAGCCTCGGCGTCAGCCTGGTGACCGAGCCGGGCCTGCTCCGCCCGGCGCTCGAGGAGGCCCTCGCCCTCGACGACCGGGTGCTGGTCGAGGACGTCGTCGCCGGCCGCGAGATCGACGTGGCGGTGCTCCGACGCACCGACGGGTCGCTCTTCGTCCCGCCCGCGCTCGAGATCGTCGCCGACGGGGTCTTCGACCACGAGGCGAAGTACGGCGGCCACGCGGACTTCCGCGTCCCCGCACGTCTCGAGGGGGTCGAGGCCAAGGCGCTCAAGGAGGCGGCGCTCGCGGTGTACGACGCCCTCGGCTGCTCCGGGGTCGCCCGGGTCGACTTCTTCCTGACCGAGGACGGCCCGGTGCTCAACGAGGTCAACACGGTGCCGGGGATGACCGAGCACTCGCAGGTGCCGCGGATGTTCGCCGCGGCGGGGATGTCGTACCCGGAGCTGCTGGACGAGCTCGTCCGCGGCGCCCACCGTTGA
- a CDS encoding sensor histidine kinase, protein MTSWRQWAPDLGAGLVVLLVGLVETLNLYHPYYASDPRPPAALICLGIATAVALSRHLPGAALALVWAVCSLQVVFGTQLLMVELAIGAVAFGAARWGSTATAWLSALSIPAAAVISVFWIQPDVFYRALDTAGFRSLIDTTSRFSDRWQITAAILGMSVLGVPWLAGLALRFSARAQQSRESQVTAEAQRDQAEEIAELREEQARLARDVHDVVGHSLAVILAQAESAQYLKDADTSALKQTMANIATSARTSLQDVRQVLTTTGGGTAPPARTAGLDSLVDGVRASGHEIDSTEVGTPQPLPPELEVVAFRVLQEMLTNAIKHGHRGAPIQVERHWEGELRIEVRNVIDTSAPETQPLMMAEPIPEQSGQGLDGMRRRLESVGGRLDVRRRTEAGGPTFTATAWVPVRSR, encoded by the coding sequence ATGACCTCCTGGCGCCAGTGGGCTCCCGACCTCGGAGCCGGCCTCGTCGTCCTGCTGGTCGGGCTCGTCGAGACGCTGAACCTCTACCACCCTTATTACGCGTCCGACCCGCGCCCGCCGGCCGCCCTGATCTGCCTCGGCATCGCGACCGCCGTCGCGCTGTCGCGCCACCTGCCCGGCGCCGCGCTCGCGCTGGTGTGGGCGGTCTGCTCGCTCCAGGTCGTCTTCGGCACCCAGCTGCTGATGGTCGAGCTGGCGATCGGGGCCGTGGCCTTCGGGGCCGCCCGGTGGGGCAGCACCGCCACCGCCTGGCTGAGTGCGCTCTCGATCCCCGCCGCCGCGGTGATCTCGGTCTTCTGGATCCAGCCGGACGTGTTCTACCGCGCGCTCGACACGGCCGGCTTCCGGTCCCTGATCGACACGACCTCGCGGTTCAGCGACCGCTGGCAGATCACGGCGGCCATCCTCGGGATGTCGGTGCTCGGGGTGCCGTGGCTGGCGGGGCTCGCGCTGCGCTTCTCGGCCCGCGCCCAGCAGTCGCGCGAGTCCCAGGTCACCGCCGAGGCGCAGCGCGACCAGGCCGAGGAGATCGCCGAGCTCCGGGAGGAGCAGGCGCGGCTGGCCCGCGACGTGCACGACGTGGTCGGCCACTCGCTGGCCGTGATCCTGGCGCAGGCCGAGTCGGCGCAGTACCTCAAGGACGCCGACACCAGCGCCTTGAAGCAGACCATGGCCAACATCGCGACCTCGGCGCGCACCTCGCTCCAGGACGTCCGCCAGGTGCTCACGACGACCGGAGGCGGTACGGCGCCGCCCGCTCGCACCGCCGGCCTCGACAGCCTGGTCGACGGCGTGCGCGCCAGCGGCCACGAGATCGACTCGACCGAGGTCGGCACGCCCCAGCCGCTGCCGCCGGAGCTCGAGGTGGTGGCCTTCCGGGTGCTCCAGGAGATGCTCACCAACGCGATCAAGCACGGCCACCGCGGCGCGCCGATCCAGGTCGAACGACACTGGGAGGGTGAGCTGCGGATCGAGGTGCGCAACGTGATCGACACCAGCGCCCCCGAGACCCAGCCGTTGATGATGGCGGAGCCGATCCCCGAGCAGAGCGGGCAGGGCCTCGACGGCATGCGCCGCCGGCTCGAGTCCGTGGGCGGACGGCTCGACGTACGCCGGCGCACGGAGGCGGGCGGTCCCACCTTCACGGCCACGGCCTGGGTGCCGGTGAGGTCCCGATGA